TCCTAATTTAAATTATCTATATTATAGTCTAATTTGGTCAATTTTTATTTGCCGACGCCGTAAAAATCAGCAATTTCATTTACCACGCGTTCCTGTTCCTCAGGCAGCAGCTCGGGGAACATCGGCAGCGCGAGCACATCCTCCGCTAACGCCTCGGAAACCGGGAAATCGCCTTTGCCATAGCCAAGATATGAGAAACAGTGCTGCAGATGGAGCGGCAGCGGATAATAGACGCGCGTCGTCACGCCGCGTTCGTCAAGAAATTTCTGAAGTTCGTCGCGCCTCTGCGCGCGGACGACATACTGGTGATAGACGTGACGCCCTCCCGCGAGCTCCGCCGGCGGCGTGATGAGCTCAAGCAGCCCCTTCTCGGCAAAGAGCGTCATATAACGTTCGGCGACGATGCGGCGCTCCTCGTTCCACCCTTCGAGGTGGCGCAGGCGCACGCGCAGGATGGCCGCCTGCAGCGCGTCGAGGCGGCTGTTGATGCCGACTTCTTCGTGGAAATATGTCTTGCCGGCGCCGTGGACCCGCAGGCTCTTCACGCGCTGCGCGAACTCAGGGTTGTCCGCGATGGAGACCATGCCGCCGTCTCCGTAGCAGCCAAGGTTTTTCGTCGGGAAGAAGGAAAAACAGCCCATGTCGCCGACGGAACCGCTGCGCGCCACGCGGCCGCCGATCATCCGGTGGGCGCCGATGGCCTGGGCGCAGTCTTCGACAAGGGCGATGCCGCGGTTTTTCAGCTCGTCCTTTATCTCCTCCAGCGGGCACATCTGCCCGAAGAGGTGGACGGGGAGGACCGCCTTGGTGCGCGGAGTGATCTTCGCGATGATGTCTTCGCTGTTTATATTGTAAGTGACGGGATCGACATCCGCAAATACCGGCGTCGCGCCGTTGCGCGTGATGCAGCTCGCCGTGGCGAAGAAGGTAAACGGCGTCGTGATGACCTCGTCTCCCGGTTTCAGATCAAGCGCCATCATCGCCAGAACGAGAGCGTCGGTGCCGGAGGCGCAGCCGACGGCGCTCTTTACCTCGAGATAGGCGGCGATCTCCTTCTCCAGCGCCTCGACCTCCGGGCCGAGGATGAAATGCTGAGTATCGAGCACTCTGAGGACGGCGACGTTTACCTCTTCCTTCACGCGCGCATAATTTCTCGTAAGGTCGAATGACGGTATCTTTGTATTTTCTGTCATGATATTACCTCCGTTTAATCTCTGTTTCTGAAATCGGGAACCTCAAGCGCCCTGTGCGAATGGTGCAGGTGCTCCCTCATAAACTCCTGCGCCCGCTCCTTGTCACGCTGGGCTATCGCGCGTAATATCGCCCGATGCTCCTGTGACGAAGAATTGTCCTTTTCGTCGAACTGGTCGTAAAAGAAAATATAGACGTTGGTGCGAAGCATGATATTGTCAATATACTCGCAGAGCACCGTATTCTTTCCTGACTCCGCGATAAGGCGGTGAAAAGTGTTATTGGCCTCAAGAAAGGCGTCGATATCCTTATTTTCAAAGGCGCCCTCTTCCGAGCGCAGCACCTCTTCGAGACGCTCGAGCACGCGGCGGTCCATACCGTTGCGGCAGGCAAGCTCGACGCTGAGATTTTCAAGATATTCGCGCACATTGTAGGCGTTCTCCATCTCATTCACGGTCGGGGCGGCCACTCGCGCGCCGCTGTTGGGAACTATCTTCACCAGCCCCTCGTTGGCGAGACGCCTCAACGCCTCCCGCACGGGAGTCCTGCTGACTCCCATCTCTGTCGCTATCTTTACCTCCAGCAGTCTCTGCGCCGGCTTCAGCTCTTTGCTGACGATCTTGCCGCGCAGATCAAGGTAGACGAAATCCGAAGATGTGTTGTATATCCTGGAACGCTGCATCATTACAAAATAATCCCCCTAGATGTTGCCTGTTGCGATAAACTCTTCCCTAGACTTATCCTGTATAAAATTTTCAACTCCCCGCGAAACGCGTGAAGAGAACGCTATGGGAGCTTTGGCCCCTCATAGTGTAGTACAAGAACAATTAATCTTAGCATAAAATCCCGTATCCGCAATATCTTTTCTTTCCTCCTGTAAATCGGCGCGAATAAGCACCGTATGCGTCATAAACGTTTGCTTGCCATAATTGGGCGGCAATACTACAATTACCCAATGAGTAAACGATTGATTGTGCTGTTCCTGTCATTTTCTACTATAATCGCCTTCGGCTACGCGCTCGGAGGGCTTGGAAGCTACGCGATGGGCGTGCCCAAGCCGCTGCCGATCGCCGCGGGGCTTATCGGCGGCACTTTCTGCGCCTGGCTCGCGCTGAAGATATGGCGGCTCTACCTGACGGAGATCGAAGAGGAGAACCGGCGGCTGGAGGAAAAACGCGAAGAGGAAGAATAATTTTTACGCTGACGCGCGCCTGCGACAGCAATTTTAAATAGTTGACTTTGTCCATCAATTTGCCTATCATAATGGACGAAGTCAACTATTATATTATAAGGGGATCGCTCAGCAATGGACAATAACATGGACACCATCACCGAGATCAGGGCCTTTAACCGCTTCTACACGGGGGTGATAGGGCTGCTCGACCGGCACATTCTTGATTCGGGCTACTCTCTCACCGAGGCGAGGGTGCTGCTCGAGATCGGCAGGACGAAGAACTGCACCGCCAACCGGCTCGCCGGAGCTCTCGGAATAGACCGCAGTTATATGAGCAGGATCGTCGTGAAATTTGAAAAAGACGGGCTCGTCACACGGGCGGCGAACAAAAATGACAGCCGCGCAAGCGACATCCGGCTGACGAACGAGGGGAGGCGCGTCCTTCGCGGCCTCGACGAACGTTCCAACCGGCAGATAGAGCGGCTCATCTCCGGACTCGGCGAGGATGAGCGCGGCAAACTCCGGCAGGCGATGAGGACGATAAAAAAATATCTCGAGGCCGCCCCCGCCGGGTTCTCCATCCGCACATTCCGCGAGACGGACGTGGACTACGTGATCGAGAGGCAGCTCTCGCTTTACGAGACGGAGCGCGGCTTTTCCTCAGAAATATGGCAGCGTTACCTGCGGGAGGGCGTGCTGGCGCTGGTGGACCGTTTCGACCCGGAGCTCGATAATATCTACATCCTCGAGAGCGCCGGCGCTCCCGCCGGCTGCGTAGCCGTAACCCACACCGACGCGAAGACGGCGCAGCTGCGCTATTTCTTCCTCGAGCCTGAACTGCGCGGCCTCGGCGCGGGGCAAAAGCTCTTTGATAAGGCGCTCGATTTCTGCCGAGAAAGGGGCTATCACCGCGCATTCCTCTGGACGGTCAGCGCCCAGGAGGCGGCGAGACGCCTTTACGCGGCGAAGGGCTTCAAAATCACTGAAACGGGCGAAAACTCGGAATGGGGCGTCCCCGTTCTCGAAGAGCGCTGGGACCTGGAGCTGCGATAAGAGCGGCGTCACAGGCATGGGCGGCGGCCGTGCCCGCGCCGCCGTCCATGCCATCAGCCTCTATTCGTCAAAAATAGAGACGATCTCCCCATCGAGTATCCGGTTCATGTTCCTCACGGCGCAGAAGTTGCCGCACATGCTGCAGGTATCCTCTTTCTCGGGCTTTGATTCGGCTCGGTATCGCCTCGCCTTTTCCGGGTCGATCGCCAGCTCGAACATCTTTTCCCAGTCAAGCTTTTTACGCGCGAAACTCATGCGGTCGTCCCATTCCCTCGCGCCGGGCACGCCCTTCGCGATGTCGGCGGCGTGCGCCGCGATGCGCGCGGCGACGATCCCCTCTTTGACGTCGTTCACATCCGGCAGACGCAGGTGCTCTGCGGGCGTCACGTAACAGAGGAAGGCCGCGCCGCTC
The window above is part of the Cloacibacillus evryensis DSM 19522 genome. Proteins encoded here:
- a CDS encoding DegT/DnrJ/EryC1/StrS family aminotransferase — translated: MTENTKIPSFDLTRNYARVKEEVNVAVLRVLDTQHFILGPEVEALEKEIAAYLEVKSAVGCASGTDALVLAMMALDLKPGDEVITTPFTFFATASCITRNGATPVFADVDPVTYNINSEDIIAKITPRTKAVLPVHLFGQMCPLEEIKDELKNRGIALVEDCAQAIGAHRMIGGRVARSGSVGDMGCFSFFPTKNLGCYGDGGMVSIADNPEFAQRVKSLRVHGAGKTYFHEEVGINSRLDALQAAILRVRLRHLEGWNEERRIVAERYMTLFAEKGLLELITPPAELAGGRHVYHQYVVRAQRRDELQKFLDERGVTTRVYYPLPLHLQHCFSYLGYGKGDFPVSEALAEDVLALPMFPELLPEEQERVVNEIADFYGVGK
- a CDS encoding bifunctional helix-turn-helix transcriptional regulator/GNAT family N-acetyltransferase; the encoded protein is MDNNMDTITEIRAFNRFYTGVIGLLDRHILDSGYSLTEARVLLEIGRTKNCTANRLAGALGIDRSYMSRIVVKFEKDGLVTRAANKNDSRASDIRLTNEGRRVLRGLDERSNRQIERLISGLGEDERGKLRQAMRTIKKYLEAAPAGFSIRTFRETDVDYVIERQLSLYETERGFSSEIWQRYLREGVLALVDRFDPELDNIYILESAGAPAGCVAVTHTDAKTAQLRYFFLEPELRGLGAGQKLFDKALDFCRERGYHRAFLWTVSAQEAARRLYAAKGFKITETGENSEWGVPVLEERWDLELR
- a CDS encoding GntR family transcriptional regulator, which produces MMQRSRIYNTSSDFVYLDLRGKIVSKELKPAQRLLEVKIATEMGVSRTPVREALRRLANEGLVKIVPNSGARVAAPTVNEMENAYNVREYLENLSVELACRNGMDRRVLERLEEVLRSEEGAFENKDIDAFLEANNTFHRLIAESGKNTVLCEYIDNIMLRTNVYIFFYDQFDEKDNSSSQEHRAILRAIAQRDKERAQEFMREHLHHSHRALEVPDFRNRD